The Bosea beijingensis genome contains the following window.
CGAGCACGGCATCGGCCGCCTCAAGCGCGACCTGCTGCCGGGCGTGAAGGACCCTGTCGAGCTCGACCTGATGCGGACGATCAAGCAGACGCTCGATCCGAAGGGCATCCTGAATCCGGGCGCAGTGCTCGCCACCGAGTAAGTTCGGATACCGCGGGGAATCCTCTCCCGTAGGAGAGGCCGAACTGCTTCTGGAGCATGCTGATTTTTTCAGAAGCGCGACGTCATCCCGGCCTTGAGCCGGGATCCATCGGAGGGCTCCGAGCTCTATGATGGATCCCGGATCTACGCTGCTTCGCAGCTTGTCCGGGATAACGCTCTGTTTCCGCGGGAAATCAGTAAGCTCCAGCCCGGACCGCTTTCGCCTCAAGGCGTCGCGACATATCCATCCCGACGCGGGTCGGCCGCGCCGGTGAACACCCCCGTAGCCGGATCGGCCGCCACCGCCTGCATGCCGCCGCAGCGCATGGTCCAGCCGACATCGAAGGCGCGCGCCTCATGCCCGCGCCTGACCAGCTCGGCGATCGTCTCCGGTGTGATCCGGTTCTCGATCTCGACGAGGCGCCCGTCCCAGAGGCGCGCTCGCGGCGCCTCGATCGCTTCCTGAAGCGGCAGGCCGTAGACGAGATGCTGAACCATGGCCTGCGCCTGCGTCTGCATGATGCCGTAGCTGCCGGGCGTGCCGAGCGCGAGCACCGGCTTGCCGTCGCGGGTCGAGAGCGTCGGCGACATGCACATCGGCAGTTCGTCGCCGGGCTTCGAGCGGTTCGGGCTGCCGGGTTGGACATCGGCCCAGTACAGGAAGTTGTTGAAGCACAGCCCCGTGCCTGGCACGACGACGCCGCTGCCGAACGGGCTGCCGAGGCTCTGCGTGATGCAGATCAGGTTGCCTTCGCTGTCCGCGACCGAGAGCGAGGTCGTGTGCGCCGGGTCTTCCTTGTCCTGCGGCACCCACTGCTCGGTCGGCCCCGTCACCGGCTTGCCGTCGGTCAGGCGCTGACGCAGACGCGCGACGGAAGCCTCCGACATGATCTCGGCGAGCTTCTCCGGCGAGGGATTGTTATGGGCGATGCGCTCGCCAGCCGCGAGGCGGATCGCGCGGTAGACGAGGTCGAGATGATCCGCCCCGTCCCTCGGCTTCGACGCAAGGTCGATGCCGTCGAGCAGCTTGAGTGTCAGCAGGAACTGGAAGCCCTCGCAGGGCGGCGGCGGCACATGCACCGACAGACCCCTGAAGCTCGCCGCCATCGGCTCGCGCCAGACCATCTTCACCGCCGCGAGATCGGCCATGGTCAGCGAGCCGCCGAGCGCCTGCAGATGCGTGATGACCTTCTCGCCGAGCGCGCCGCGATAGAAATGATCCGGCCCCTTCTCGGCGATCTCGCTCAACGTCTTCGCAAGGTCCGACTGCACGAGCACGGAGCCGAGATGCATCGCGCCATTGGGCTGGTAGTTCTTCGACCACGCCGGATAGAGCGCCGGGATCTTCGCCAGCAGCGGGTCGTTCTCCTCGAACTCATCCGCGCCGAACTCGGCCAGCGCGAAACCGTCCCGCGCCAAGGCGATCGCCGGAGCGAAGACCTCGGCCATCGACTTGCGGCCATAGGTCTTCACCAGCTCGCACCAGCCGGCGAGATTGCCGGGAGAGGCGACGGCAAGCGCGCCGCGTTCGAGATCGGTGCGCTGGCTGAAACGGTCGGCCGGGAAGCTCGCCGGGATCGGCGGCACGAAATCGAGCACGCGCACCCGCTTTTCGGCCGCGACCCACATCGTCGAGAGGCCCATGCCGGCGAGCCCCGACATGAAGGGCTCGACCACGTTGAGAGCGGCGGCCGTGGCGGCGGCGGCATCGAAGGCGTTGCCGCCCTGCGCCAGCAGTTTTGCGCCGGCCTGCGCCGCCAAGGGATGGGCCGCGGCAACCATGCCGTGGCGAGAGGTCATCGTGGGGCGGCGGCCATGCATCGTCAGTCTCCTCCTCGTCGTTTTCTGACGACGATCAGAGCACGAATCCGGCGCTAGAACAGGCTGCCTTGCCCGTCATCCGCGGGAGGCCGGGTCGCTTTGCGCGCATGGCGCTTCGGTTCCTCCGGAGCCTCCTCCGGCGGAAGCTCGGCCAGCGGCAACTGAATCTCGGCCGCGTCATTCGCGACCTTGTTGACGGCGTTGCCGATCGCGACGGCCTCCAGCAGATCGTCCGGGGGCGGCTT
Protein-coding sequences here:
- a CDS encoding gamma-glutamyltransferase family protein, which codes for MHGRRPTMTSRHGMVAAAHPLAAQAGAKLLAQGGNAFDAAAATAAALNVVEPFMSGLAGMGLSTMWVAAEKRVRVLDFVPPIPASFPADRFSQRTDLERGALAVASPGNLAGWCELVKTYGRKSMAEVFAPAIALARDGFALAEFGADEFEENDPLLAKIPALYPAWSKNYQPNGAMHLGSVLVQSDLAKTLSEIAEKGPDHFYRGALGEKVITHLQALGGSLTMADLAAVKMVWREPMAASFRGLSVHVPPPPCEGFQFLLTLKLLDGIDLASKPRDGADHLDLVYRAIRLAAGERIAHNNPSPEKLAEIMSEASVARLRQRLTDGKPVTGPTEQWVPQDKEDPAHTTSLSVADSEGNLICITQSLGSPFGSGVVVPGTGLCFNNFLYWADVQPGSPNRSKPGDELPMCMSPTLSTRDGKPVLALGTPGSYGIMQTQAQAMVQHLVYGLPLQEAIEAPRARLWDGRLVEIENRITPETIAELVRRGHEARAFDVGWTMRCGGMQAVAADPATGVFTGAADPRRDGYVATP